The following proteins come from a genomic window of Acinetobacter baumannii:
- a CDS encoding zinc ribbon domain-containing protein: MALTNCKECGAQVSTQAKNCPSCGAKVKKRSLLKWIFLGFVILFIIGIIAGGGEGSSSSSSTRELSPKEDALKNTVLDYDWSKGGFDSVMLVDFKIKNNSKYDIKDITVECEHYSNSKTKIDSNSRVIYEIVKAGETKTVKQFNMGFIHSQAASSGCGITDLVVIQ; encoded by the coding sequence ATGGCTTTAACAAATTGTAAAGAGTGTGGGGCACAAGTTAGTACTCAAGCTAAAAATTGTCCAAGTTGTGGAGCAAAAGTTAAAAAACGCTCCTTATTAAAATGGATCTTTCTAGGATTTGTTATTCTATTTATTATTGGTATTATTGCTGGTGGTGGAGAGGGATCTTCTTCATCAAGTAGCACTAGAGAATTGTCACCTAAAGAAGATGCATTAAAAAATACTGTACTTGATTATGATTGGTCAAAAGGTGGTTTTGATAGTGTCATGTTGGTTGATTTTAAAATCAAAAATAATAGTAAATATGATATTAAAGATATCACTGTAGAGTGTGAGCACTATTCTAATAGTAAAACAAAGATCGACAGCAATAGCCGAGTAATTTATGAGATTGTTAAAGCTGGTGAAACTAAAACAGTCAAACAATTTAATATGGGATTTATACATTCTCAAGCTGCATCGTCAGGTTGTGGAATAACTGACTTAGTTGTAATTCAATAA